TATTATGGTTTAGTTGTATTTCAACAGAACAGTCTACAGAAGTGACTCCAAGGCTTCCCTTGGAGTGCTTGTTGCTGTTCTATGGAGCTGAGAAGACACAGTAAATATGCTTGTGAAGAGTACAGTCTAAACAGAGTTGCTGTCCCATAAACTAGGAGCAGAGATTCCACTTGGAAGGATTTTACAGACAGTGTAAGAAAACACTTTGTACAGAACAGTTGACCAAAAGAATTCACTGCCACAGGGAATGAGTGTCAAATACTGTAGGGAGTTAAAAACAGCCAGTTAGTTGTGACGAGACCTGACTGGTGGCATTGGTATTATGCCCTGATACAGTGGCAGCTGAGATGTGGGCTTGATCACGCAGGCCGGCTGCAGTAATGTTGGGATTAATTTGGTTCTGTGCCTTTTGTTATTGTCTCTTTATTGAGATAACTTGCATGGAAGTAGGTGTGCTTTCCTGTGGTCACTAGCAGCAGTCTCACCCCTAGAGCTGGAACACAGGTTTGGATAAATTGCGAGTTTGTTCAGCAGAcctgatatttttaaagtagttgGATTTGCTTTCACATGTAAAAATCATTAATTCCCATAAGACAGCTCTTTAGTGACAAGTTGAACAAATTCTCCTTTATGGTGGCAGGTGATATAGGGGTGCCATCAGTACAGTTCTAGTGTTAAAGTTGTTAACCTTCTGTTTATGTGTTTGTAAACTTAAAAGATAATTGGCACTGGTCTATTATTTATAGAGCCTGGGGTTTTCAAAAGGACTTCTAATTGACTGAATAGGACTTTCGTGACATGCTTAGCTTTGAACTGTTGCCCAGAAACTGATGCAACTGGTAGTCTGAATTTCTGGGCTGGATTCTTATAGAATGGTGATGTCAGCTGTCATCACTCTGCTCTAGCTGAGAATAATGTAATACTTGTCTCCAGCATTGGAGAAACCAGGAGTTTTCAACAACTTAGTTCTGTTGGCTAGTTGTTGATGATGTCACTGTTCCCTTTATGTAGAAAAACTCCTGTCTCCAGCAGATGACAATTTGCAGTCCTGTAAGGACTGGTAGGAGCTGAGGCAGATGACATATTCCACCAAGGAAATCACAGCTGATTGCTGGAGTGTGTGGTGCCTGTTTTTTCCCATTGCACTCTTGCTCTCCCCCTCATGCTTTCCCATGTGTCACTCGCTCTCACAGAGTGAGAGGATGCACTGACACTGTTGATCGTAACACATGGAAACACTGAATGGGATGTTTGCATTGGCCTGTCTCAGAATACGTTTCAGTTCAGGATATGTCAGGGAAGAAGGGCCCAGGAAAGCTGGTTAATAGTCAAGGATTGCCTCTTCCATACTCAGGAGCTGTCCATTCCAGTGAAATCAGATAAAAATGCCAGACTCATAAAGTAATCATTTGAATACACCTCTACATTTTTAATAGTGTAATCCTTTGCAGGAAGTGTTTAGAAGGAAGTAATGGTTTTTTGGGTAGCTGGTTCTACAGGTCACTGAAATACCTAAACAAGTTGTAAACAGAAGGAAGTTTTCATTCAGTTTCCAGATCAATTCAGTGTGTTTTCCCACAGGTTCGGATTGCGTTGCAGTTGGATGATGGCTCCCGTTTACAAGACACCTTTCTCTGTGAACAGACTTTGTGGGAACTTCTCAACCATTTTGCAAAGATTAGGTGAGCAACACAGTGAGAAAATACTTATTTAGGTGTAACTCTGCATGACAGTATTTGGTTGTAGTTACAGTGATCCAGCTAAGTCCTGCAGATTTGTAgaaattgcatttatttcacTGTGGTTTTTCATGTACCACACAGGATGCTTGCCTTCTCCTTGCTCATTTAGATTTGACACTCCATagtttcattattattttttaatcctgGAGTAGCACTCCTTGTTCAGGGCATGAACTGGTAACAGACTGCTAAGGCCAGGAAGAAGCTATGCTTGCATGTTatgatgccccatccctggcagtgctcagtgccaggttggacgaggtttggagcaagctgctctagtggaaggtgtccctgcccaagggagggggttggaactggatgagctttaaggtccctttgaacccaaactgttctgtgattctatgattattcaAGAAAATATGGAGTTTTCAGGAGGTTAATGTGGAATCTTCAGAAGACTGATTAGATCCTGTTTAAATGGAAGTATTTCTGGTCCTACATTTCTTGAATATATGCAGGTGTTATAAATCTTATTATTTGAGTCCAGTCTACATTCAgagctttcttttgtttttagttttgacttaaaaatactgttttgttttgaaacatcGAGCTAATGAACTCTTCTCCAAAGacagttcttttatttttgtcgTGGCTTGGCAGATGAAGCCTTAAAGCTGTGACAGCCATTCTATTCTGGACAGAATTtccaaatttaattttttttctatggtAGCTGGCTTTGCCTTTCTCTTGATAATGTTCttccccccctcaccccccgaTTTTGTTCCTTTCTTGCTAGCTTAGTAGGACTTGCCTGTAACAAGATCAAAGGAATGACTAGTGCTGCTGACCCAAGGGAGGGAGTTTGGATCAGGGACATCTCCTGTATAGTGGTAGGGGATTGAAGAGTTAGTGCTCACTTCCTTCCCTGCTGTCTAACTCCCTTCAAattgtttctgcagctttttgggGAATTGGCTTAAATAGCTGATGCAGCTGAAAAATAGTATTGTCCGTACATTATCTTTCAAGTTTGCTAACTCAGTTAAGGGCTGTCTATCATAGGCAGTTATGACAGGAAGTGTAGCATGTCTGGAAACAAGGATccagaaggaagaagcagcaggtgGGTAGGAGTGGTGCATGTCAGTTTTTGCACTCAACATGTTGTTTCATCAGACCATAGTTTGGTGTAATGCTTGAGGCAGTCTACTGACTCTAAAGTGATACAAATGAGCCTTACCATTCGCTTTGTCTTTAATGGTCAGGGACCTGGTCTACCCTGTGACATTTACTCAAGTCAGAAGGGACAGTCTTGGCGTAAATACTAGAGAGAAgacaatgatttttcttttgattgaGGTAGACAAAAGGAGCCAGGTATAATTTTTCTAGGTGTTTAGGAGCCCTCCTGTACTTTACTACCTGCTTTGTGCTCTCTGCTTGTTGCAGTTCAGGAGCTGCTAGACTGGTGGGGGTGGCAGTTATGGACAGTGACAAATAGCCTTTGTGTGGCTTTCATTTGCTGCTTATTTCTCAATAATAAAATTACAAGCATTTATATAGtattatgaaattaaaattttgaGCTTTTTATATAGTTTTGCTcctttggaggtttttttttgttgattttttttttgttacaggtTATTGTAATAATAATAGCTAATGTACATGCAGCTCTTTTTAAGCTTCTTAACTGCTCCAGTGTGCTAAGCATTATTAACTTCAGCTCGTAAGACACAGCTGTTCTTTCCTGCCCCCTGGAAGCTCAGATGTTTGGATGGACTTTGCAAACTTTTGATTAAGTTCAGCAAGCAGCAAAGATGCTGCCTAAGACAGTCACAAACCAAGCTGGATCTGTAGCCATCCATATAGATTTCATGGGCTGAGCTGATTTTCAGTGTATTGACTCAGTTGGCTAACTAGTCAGTTAGTTGCTGACTTTTGCTGAGTCCTTCCTTTGACTGTCCAACTGGAGACCTTTTCCTGGAATACTCAGCTGCTCTAAGTGCGTGAGGGGAAGTATTCTAAATCCACTGGAATTTCCCCTGGGTTTCCAGCATCCATCTTGGCTAATTGGGTATGGAGAAGGTCTGGAAGCTATTGTAAGGCTGCTCCTCCTCTCAGCGTGCGGCAGTCCTTGCACAAGATGTTTACAGGCCCTGTCAGATCACTACATGAAGGAATCTAATCTGCTTGCCGTTCCCCTTCTGAAGAACATCACATCAAAGAAATGACAGTGTGTTTGATGTGTGTGCTTGCCTCAGTGAATGCATGTAACGGATtaacagcagctggaggaggagccTGCTGGCTTCCAAGAGTTATACAAAAATAAGTCTCTGGGGGATCTTTGCTTGGAGTCTGTTCTGCAGAGACTGGTTGAGGGCACAAGCATTGTATACCCTTTTAGCATGAGGCCTGGGAGGACTGTTGCTTTTCTGTCTCCCACTCTTGCCTGGCTGGCAGCTTCAGCAGCTCTGAGGCTGTTTTATATAGAAGCAATTGCAGTTTGGACACTTGAAGACAGTTTTGACAATGACTGtctctttgctgcttttgtggTATCATTCATTAAGGTCAGATATTTTCCATACATTTTTAGATGATTCTTCAATCCAAAGAGTTGCTTGGATTGAAGTAGAAAGCAGTTTTGGAAGGTGAATTAAACTAGGTTGTGGAAGTCAAAGTGCTTTCGTCTCTTACGAGTCTGTGTGATGAGCACGTGTGTTCCGTTGTGCCTTGGTTCCTCCTAAATGGTAATCATCCACCTTTCCTGATAGACAGGCAACTTGAGGTTCAAGCTTTCATTTCTCTGATTTGCTTCATTTGTTCAATTCGCaatatttcattctgtttgttGTGATGCACACATGGAAAGAAACTGACCTGTCCCCAAGACAAGTACACTCTAAAGTCTGGTAACTATTTAACTTAGAGAAGGGATTAAAAAGAGCAAGTATTACTGAATTGTGATCCAGATTGGGTattaaggcacatgaagaatgATGTGCTGAAATTTATCTGGTAAGATCAGCTAATTTGAGAGCTAACTTTAATTATTTCTACTTAGGTTTTAAGCTTTCAGGGCTGCATTTAAGGAACAGTGAATGCATTGGAGCAAGTTCTTTACCTAATGTCTAATACTGATTCTGTGTAATGGTCGTTGCTCGTGGGACGTGGAGGAGAGGAGTTCTAGTTAGTGGCACTTCTTGCTATTGCTCTACTTTGGTTTTGGGGGCAGTAGGCTGGTCTACAGGTGCtgcagtattttgctttttactgcAGGGAGTTTATGGAACAACATGGTGAATTCTCTCCAGTCTGTGTTTACATGCGAGATGAGGTAAGTCAGCAAAGTTGTCTTAACTGTCTCTCCTCCTTCTGTCcctaaaaaataagaaaaactcagctctgctttccaaCCTGGAAAGTGTTTCTTTTGAACTTTCTTGAGAGGGGAAGTAGAAAAATGTTGGTCTTGTCAAAGCATGACATGTCTGTATGGAAAAAAGCTCTCTTGGAACGTAACACTGGGCTGTTTAGACCTCTGAGCCCGTAAAATGAGCTCAATGAcctgtttgtgtttttctttccaacttCTTTTAAAGCTTGAATCAAAACAGTGgcttcattttaataaatatttgcttttctctgtgttttgatcttttgctattaatgttttgtttaatattttgtatgtgtgtattaTGGAATTTGCTCTCCCTAGCTGTCCCTTCACTTTCCACTGACCTCTGTGGACAGATCATCTTTATTCAGGAACAGGTCGTTACAAACATGGGAGGTGTATGTAATGAAATTGTCTGTCTGTCGGCTCTGAGATGTTGCCAGTGATTTAACTTCTGACATGAAAATAATGCTTTGCTGAGGTTGGATCTGATTGGGATGGATGTATGGGATGAAAGAATGTGTAGGTCATCTTCCCTTCACATCATTTAATAAGGAGTTAATTTGGTACAGCAGTACAGGTGAGTACAAATGCATTCCGATCTAATTTCCAAATGCAGAGtgtgttttgtgctgtttctggTGCTGTGTGATGTTTGTTTGGATACAGGCTTCTTTCTAGAAAGAGCACTTTACACGCTCTCCCagggaggcagctgctgcaatTACTTCCCTCTGGTTTTGTTGCAGATCTCAGGAAAAAATGCCCTAGAGAAGACAACACTGAAGTCACTTGGCCTGACTGGAGGCAGCGCCATCGTCAGGTTGGGAGGAGCAAAGTTTGggctctattttctttttactctgggggtgaatttgttttatttaaaaaggaaaggcGGGGGGACCCCAAGAGAAAGAGTTCAGAGTGACAGACAGACAGCTCAGCAATGACCACCAAACAGTGCTCAGGAATGACAACCACACAGCTCTGGAttgttgcatttgctttttatcAGAAACTGCTGCCCAGATgtgctccctgcagctgcagctgctggcatTGACCCCCATGTGCACATTAAAGgagcttgtttgtttcttttttcctctttatttatttatttttctttcctgtgagtgGAACAGACaattcaaagtgaaaaatcTTTCTGAGAGAGCACTTGTCTACCACTTCGTTCTTCCCTGCCTCCCAGTCCCTGCAGTGCCTCCTGCTGACTGGGAGGGTGAGGTGGGGGACAATGACAGCCTTTCTGTGATCTTCTAGCCAGTTCTTTGCTTTATATCCTGGAGGCAGGAGCGATTAGAAGCTGTGCTTTACGactcactgctgctttttcctggaaaCCAGAGTTCTTCCTGTGGAGTTGGttcctgttctgtttttttttttgcgcaAACCCCCGTCCACCACCCTTAACTTCAGAGCAGCTAGAGCTTGTTCTTTGTGGGTGTCTGGAAGCAGCAGATCATTAGATTAGGGGATATTTAGATCTAGCTGTCTTTATGCCATGGTCATGTTGGGAATGGGGAGGGCAGTACTGTTAGGataaattttattcattttgatGATGTCTTCTCTAAGAGTTGTCATGAAGAAATGCAGTTCATCTGGTCAGCAGGAAGCTGTGGGTGCCACGGTGCAGTGTAAGGAGCTGACAGTGAGGCAAGACTCAATTGAAGGAGCAGAGGATGTTCCCCTACCTCAAGCAAACACATTCCCAAAGGACTTGGACCGTGAGGATGTGGCCATGTCTTTAAACAGCTGCACAGACAAGCAAGACTCAGTTAGAGAATCTCATGCCAGCTTGGAGGAGCTGTGGCCTTCCTCACAGCCTGAGTCAACCCCATTTGTCCCTTTTTTTGGAGATGGACAGCGTCTGGGGGACAGTTCTGTAGCTGCACCATTTCTTGGGTTAGATAAGTCATCTTCAATGTTGCCAACAACAACTTCTAGCCCTGGAGGCCCTTCTAAGCCAAAGAAGTCTAAGAACAGCCAAGAACTGCAAAAGGAGCAAGAACAGGTAAGGTAAAACTTGTTTGCAATGAGGGCTTTTTTAATCCTGCCTTGCTTGAGGCTGAAATCCTACAAGGAAAAAGATGTTTCCATATTTAAGACTTTTTCCCCATAATATGGAGTTAGCTGTCTTGGCAGAACTAGATGTCACCAGACTTGTGTTTTATAATACTTTGAAGCTGCTTACTGCTTGTCGTAACTGACTGACCTCCCAGATCACATGGAAGGTACAAGCTTGTTAGTTTTATATCTGGAAAGGGATAACATTTGTAGCTTGTTGTAGGATTGTCCTAGGAGCAGAATTGGTCTTAAGAGAGTTGTTGCAACTTCATTCCATGACTTTGAAGATCTGAAAACATGGTCAGAATTTCACCTAGGTTGTAAGGTGTGCTCAGATTTCTCATCTGAGCCTATCTGTGGAACACAGAATTCCATCGTAAAGCTATTGTAAAAGCATTATCCCATGCTGGCAGTTGTTAACATCTGCTTCCTCAGAGTTCCTTCTGCCTGTGGTCACTCTGACTTACATTTTAACTCTTTAGGTGACACGTGGTAGAATGAAGGGGGTATAGAGCTAGGAAAGGAATTTTTCAGCTGTGGTTGCATCTCACTTGCTAAGAGTTcaatacttggaaaaaaattcCCAGACAAACAGGTATAGACCATTTTCTTTTAGTCCAGTCCCATCCCTTCTGTGAGTCTAATTTTCTTAGTGTTGCACATGAAGCAGAAAGCTTCCAtccttctgtatttctgtttgtgtatAAAAATCTTTTCTGTCTTGCTCTAGAATATCCTGCTGCTTAAATAAAGTCTACCTCTTTCATGCCCTTTTTCCAGCAAGACAGTTGCACATCTCATTTCATTGTTGGTGTCTCTGAAGTAAAACTGTattgtttaaaaatgctttagcCCATGTAGAGATTCCAGAACCGATGGCTCAAGAGTGCTGTGATGCCATCACAGGATTGCCTTTGAATGCTGTTAAGTAGGCTTTCTCTAGGGCAGCCGTATGGAATTGAATGCCTTCAGCAAGGTTGGGGATGTCTGGCAGGCAGTGTAAAATAAGCTACAGGAGCCTTTAAATTCGTACCTTACTCCACATTGTTGTGCATTGGTAATTTCATGTCCTGGTTTCTCTGTGACCAGCTCTTTCTCTTGCCCCTTCACTGCACATGTCATCACTATGGTTGGctttagcattcagagatcccCTTCATGTTTTTCCACTCTTTAGGACCTCCTAGAGTCAGAGTTTTGTGTTTATCTCTGGTTCTGATACAGCCATGGGATTAAACAATGGAAAGCCTTAGGTAGAAAGAAAGAGTGCCTAATGAGGTTCAAAGGGAGCTTGATCCAGGAGGAATTTAGCAAGACTGTGTGTATGTTCTCATGTTGATGTGGAGATTCTACCTTGGTTGACTTCTTTATGGTGGCAGTTCATTCTTGATGAGTTTCCGAATTGTTCAGGAGCAGAAGCCAGGCCCTGGAAGGACTCTGGAGCAGTTACAAATGTAGCAGGAAGAGGCTTTGCCAACCCAGTGGTGAATATTTTCGTGTATTTGAAACACGTTTGGGTCCACCTCATCAATGTTGTTGAACCTTTGGGAACAGACCCTGCGCATGGAGCACTGAATGGTAGGCTGGGTGATTTGTCCAGTGTAATGTGTTGCTTGCTTCAGTTGCACTCTTGCCTATGGGGGATTTGGAAAGGAGGAGTTTCAGTTGTGTCAGAAAAGAAGCAGTGCAAGGGTTTGTGCTGGGATTCTTCACTGGTCCTGTTGTCTGTACTTCTTCGTATGCTGGCAGGAGAGACAGAAGTTATTTCATCATTTTACTGGCTACAGCTTGTTGGGCACAGAGCTGTACAGTGGTGGCCTGAGGACTGTTATAATCCGGCATCTGCCTGGGGGTTGCAGTCCAGTTCAAACCACTTGGAGGCACTTCTGGAGCCAGCCTCCCCTCCAGTGTGAGAGCAGCTTTGGAAGCAGCTGCGGATTCTGTTGGGGGGGCTCTGCCCTTGTGTTAAACAGCATGTGATTTTGACGGCTGCTTTCAAGCCCTTTGATCTCTGGTGCTTTTGCTGCTGATTGATTACATTTTGTTCCCTCCTCTGTTCCTGCCATCCTCCGCTCTCCTTGCTCTCAGCAgctacagcagagcagggctggccaCATGGCATCTGCTTTTTGTCCCTTTTCAGTcctgaggaaaaaacccaaaacaaaacaaattatttttaaacatcaaaGGTCCATTTTTGTAAAAGAATCTTCCCATTAATGCTTTGCCTGTGTGTGGTTTTTGAAGCTGAAGAGAGAGGCTGGATAAAATCTGTGCTGGCGTCCCTTCGTTTCTTGGGCTAAAGATGGTTTACAGACAGCTGCGTGCTGACTTTGATGTCAGGACATTAATTATTAGAAGGTAACTTTACACCAGATTCCCCATGAGATTAGAGTTCCCTGAGGTGGTGGGTAGGAGGTGGGTCTCCAGGGAGAGCTTGCTGCTGCGGAACGCGCAGTTGCCACTACTTCACTTAAACTCATATGAACATTTTCCTCAGCTTCCCTGCTTCCCTAGGTCTGGAGTGGTGACCATCCAGTGAGCTGCATTCCTCCTGGCACCTGCTTTATCATGGAGGCTGCAGTTACTTAGACTGCCTGGTAGACACTGGTGTTAGATGGCTTCAGCCTGCTGGTAGAAAGTGCCTCGCATCCCAGTCTTGGTAATAGAGGTAGAGGCTTTGAACAATGAAGGACAAACCATTATGCAGCGTCTTTGGCTCCTGAAAGGTATCACTGACAGAAACATGCCAGCAAAATGCAGAGCTTGCTTTCCTTCAGAGTTAAGTAATGGGAGATAGAAACTGCTGTTTGTGACAGGAGGTGGTTACCTTTGGCCATggctgcaggaagctgggaTGTGGGCTGGAAAGCAAGGTGGTGCACCTAGAGCCTCCTTTTTGTAATCGCCACAGGAAGGCGGTTTTTGGGTTCTGCCTGTGCTTTAAGATTGTTGGTGACACATTAAAAGAAGGCTCAGATTGAGAAAGGCCTAATTGGAATACCTCAGCAAGCAAATGGTAATGAATGAATAGAAAGGAACAGGGTGATGGCTGGACTCCGGGGAAAGAGAACTGGTAAAGCAGTAGGAATGGATGgattcctctttctctctgaaGAGTGTTTCTTACGTCTGTAAGGATGCAGGATGTAAATTACATGGGGTGCAAATACATGGCAGAAGAGATATGATGATACGATGTGGCAGCCTCTGCGTCCTCAGATCAGAGATCTTTTGGCTGCTAAGCAGTGCTTAGTAGACActgtgctgcccttctctgATCAGACCCCATTGTGCAATTTTGGAATTGAGTTGCAGAAACTCTGAAAAACAGTCTCAAAATACCTGAATTATCTTCCCAAACCCTCACTCATTAGAGCTGTCTGCAGAGTTATCACTGTGATATTGGGGGTTAGCTGAACATTTAATGTTAGGAAATTCTTACTCTTAATTgtcatggtttgtttttttttttttgcggtGTGGTTAGACATGCACAGATCTGCTCCTTCTGTACAGGAAAGTATGTTTCTTCATGCTAAGTAGTAAATAGGTAATGTGTCTTGGTCTGGGAATTATGATACCAGCATTTGGTGTTGGCTGGGAAAGTGGATAAAATAACACACTTGGAGCTCAAGgagtgtgtgtctgtgcagggCCAGCACAGGTAGGCTGCAGGGGATGCATGGGGACATCTGCCTGGATGTAAGCTGGTGGTCAGGAATGAGTGTTTATGTCTGGGAAGTAGTGGATTTTGTATCATGTCATGTAGGTAGTTCTGGTTGGCTGGGGGATGGCTCTAGAGGGGGGGTTCCTGACTGCCCATTTTAATACCTTGTTGGCAATGGAGACCCATCTGATGAATGACAATGTGTGGAAAGCGAGGCTTGACTGACAGTTGTAACATGCAGTGGTCTGGAGCAGTAAGCCCGCAGCAAGGAAGAGGGGTGAACGCTTAGGACTGGAATGTATGCCTACCTTTGGCTACCTCGTGATTTCTGATGCTTGGCTGAAGTCTTTAGCTACTACCGTGGTTTGGGCAGCGACTGATGCTTTTCCTGTGGAATCCTGCTGCTGTTAGGATTAGCGAAAGTGCGTGCTAGAGCCAGTACTAAATGCTAAGTTTAGGATTTGCTAATGCAGACATTGGAATTCTCTCCATTGTATCCCAGCACCCTTCACAACATGCCATAGGATCATAGGATATGTCTTGCCCagtctgtttggtttttgtttattttcagtctgtgtgttcagaatgaaatgaaacttCAGCCTATTTGAGGAGATCGAAGTACTCCTGAGTCTCGGGGAGTCCCAACTGATTCTCCTCTGGGCTTACTGGAGCAGTTATGGGCAGCAGTTGTGACCAGTGTGCAATAGCCCCTTTCCCAGGGGGTGGCTCTGCATGCTCAGGATCCCTCCTGCAGCGCTGGGCATCCCCTCGGCCCCAGGAGAGCTTCAATAAGGCTCCTTCACCCGCTGGTTAGAGCTGACCCTGCTCAACTTTCTAAAAGTAGCCCTGGTCCCACCCACACAACCTCctcttttaatttctcaaaTTACCCTTTAGTGCCCACAGCAGAGTGAACATTGCCTTGTAATTTGTGTTGTCCCTTTGACAACTGAGGGAGACTCTTGCTCCCAAGGGGCCTTCGcctgggggaagggagagcGGATGGAACATGTGGGAGACTTGGAAGAATATGTGAGGGAGtaaagggagaagaaatgaGCATCAGGTTTGTTCGCAGAGGCTGGGGTTAGGCTGGCAGCTGACTCCATGGGAGTGCTGTATTAACTGTCAGAGTATTTGTTCTTGTGGGGCTCTTCAGCCATGGGCCACTTGCCCTGCAGCGCCTGCAGCCCAcagtgctcctgctgcttgTTTTTTAAGTGCTGTGTGCTTAAACATTTCTGTGATTTAAAGAGTTTGAATTGTTCAAGAGCCAATAGGTGCAATTGCCTCTTGTGTATTCGACTCTGGTAGTGGTTTATATTCACATACTGACACAGGTGCTACTTTTGATGTAAGGGATAGTAGCCAGTGTCAAATCTCTTCTAAACTGGGAGGGACACATAATGTTCTCCCTTCAGAGACTGCAGATGCTGTTTGTCTTGTAAGGTGGGAGGGTGGAgcggggttttggtttggggctttCAGGGGTTGTGGGTCTTGGtattgggttttgttggtttttttaataagtgtGACCACAATCCTAAGCCAGGACCCTGTCCTCAGGGTTTGCCCTCATGATGCGCACTGCGTCATGCGGGGCTCTGGAAGGGGGAGCTGAACAGGGCAGCACTGGTAAGCGGTATCTTGGCTGGCTGAAGGCTGTGTGCTGCTCTGGCAGGCTTTGCTCAGCAGCTGGGGCATAGGGAAAATTGCTGATAAATGGATTAAGTGCCTTTATTGTAGCTAATACATACAGTGAACTGTTCCTCGCATCTGCCCACTTTGCCTGCACCAAAGGCTGATTTCAGTGCTAAGTACTTTGTAAGTACAAAGCAAAAGGGGTTTCACTGTCCAGGGGAGCTTCCTGCAGTCTGGAAGCCAAGTTAAAAATTTGCAAGATGTACAATGAAACCCTGCAGTGGCTCAGTTCAGAGAACTCAAGTCAGAAACTGCCTTAACCATAACACAGCATTGCTCTCCAGAGTGAGAAGAAATGGAGTGAACCCTGGTTGGGAACTAGTGCCATTGGTTCTGTGGAAAGAGGATGCGAAGCGAAGAGAACAGAAGATACCATATGAGACAGGAGTGCACGACAGGTGAAAACTTAAGGGACAGCTTATATTCTGTAGTATGAAGTATGACACCTATGTAAGTTATAGAATGGTCAGGAAGTGAGTACGTACTGAGAAAATTTTGGAGTAGAGCAGAGAGGGCTTATGATTTTGGGACAGGGGTGATTCCTGAGTACTTGTAATGAGCTTGTAACTAGCTAGAAATATGGTTCAGCTGCAAAATACTGTGTTGTAAgtgaagggattctacaggcaCTACCTGGAAGGGAGTTATCTCTTCTTACATTAGATGACTGCTGAGGGTACTGCTCTGGGCTTCCTACACTGATGGTGGAGAGCAGCTCACTGCTGGGCAGTGACTCCTCTGACAGTAGATTGCTGCTGCGTGCTGAGAGGAGGTCCCCATGCTCTATCAACAATAAAGAATGACAACACTGCCAACGTCTTTATCATTAGTCTGATCCTACTGACATGATTTTCACACCAGTTTGCAAATactgtccttttcctttttttccaggatCTGTACAGCATAAGCATAGCAGTGCATTTGAAACTAATTGaaactcatttttattttgtagctCGTAGACCGAGAGCCACTTGTATGTCACCTGGACCTTCTAGAACCACTTCCTG
This portion of the Lathamus discolor isolate bLatDis1 chromosome 13, bLatDis1.hap1, whole genome shotgun sequence genome encodes:
- the ASPSCR1 gene encoding tether containing UBX domain for GLUT4 isoform X2; protein product: MVPVSNRVGIGNMVRIALQLDDGSRLQDTFLCEQTLWELLNHFAKIREFMEQHGEFSPVCVYMRDEISGKNALEKTTLKSLGLTGGSAIVRVVMKKCSSSGQQEAVGATVQCKELTVRQDSIEGAEDVPLPQANTFPKDLDREDVAMSLNSCTDKQDSVRESHASLEELWPSSQPESTPFVPFFGDGQRLGDSSVAAPFLGLDKSSSMLPTTTSSPGGPSKPKKSKNSQELQKEQEQLVDREPLVCHLDLLEPLPAGPEELPDEFFEVTVDDVRKRLAQLQSERKRLEEAPLMTKSLREAQLKEKLERYPKVVLRVRFPDRYVLQGFFHPSETVGILRAFVRSHLADAELPFYLFIAPPRTILNDESLTLLEAKLFPTAVIHFGSEECRDCYLKSDLQSSAVSPSAADVLVARCLSKSLVSSASSSLQSTVSSLSEPEVGRDKKTNEQPEPASAREAPPVLRRAPGKIPKWLKLPGGKR